GGTGTTGCCGAAGCGGAAGAGGCACGTCTCCCCGATGCTGAGGGACACTACCGGAGCATCGGAACGTTCATCTTTGTCCTGATGCATCCCCATGGCGGCACCGCGATCGTAGAAGTTCACCAGTGCGGCATCGGGTGTGTAATTGCCAGCGAGTTCGCCGAGGGCCTCGTTGCCTTCCGGCCCCGACGAGTAGGCATCCGATACGGCCTTCCTGCCCAAGCGAACCATCCACTCCGGGAACTCGAGTACGGGCTGGCCATTTACATCCGTAGCTTCCCGGGTGTAGCGGTAGGGCTGCCAATGCCAGCCAAGGCAAACGGTCCGGACAGACATCTGATGCCCTCCCGGCAGCGTGGCCGCACGCAGCGGCACCGGGCCTTTCGTCCATTCGCCAAAGCGTTGCACGATCCACCTTTGCTGCTCCAGGCTCAGCCAGCCGGGCACGTGCACGGCGCCTGGAGCTATAACCCGAGGCGGGGCGTCGTGGGTGTCAGGTTGGATAAGCGTCAACGGAAACAGGGCGTCCCCGCTCATGCGGCAGCCTCAAGCGTGAGGAGCCTTCGCTTCGCTGCCGTTCCGCCGAGGTAACCGCCGAAAGTGCCGTCGGACTTCACCACGCGGTGGCAAGGAACGATGACCGGCAGCGGGTTGGTGGCGCAAGCCGTTCCAACGGCGCGCACAGCTTTGGGGCTGCCGGCGGCCTGGGCCACCTGTGCGTAACTTTCGGTCCTTCCGTAGGCGATCTGCGGCAGATGGTGGAGGACGTTGAGGCGGAACCCGCGTGCGAGCTGGAAATCCAAGGGAAGGTTGAAATCTTTACGGGTGCCGCTGAAATACTCGTCCAATTGGCGGGCAGCGGCCTCAAGCCGAGATGGCGCATGCAGAATGCGGGGACTCACCGTGTTGGCCAGCAACTCCAATACGGCCTCGTGGTTCTCACGCTCAAACGCTACGCGCACCACACCATGCTCCGTAGCCGCCAAAAGCAGCTTGCCCACAGGAGAGTCCACCACCATGTAAGCAATGTCCAGGGAATGGCTTTCCTGTGCAGAGCGGACAAGCCTCGCATGGAGGCTGGCCAGGGCAGGCTCGATTCCGGCGTCGAGGGGTTGAAGTAGTGTGGCAACCGCGGCGCGGTCCGAAAGGGATTCAAGAGTCATCGGATTTCTCCTTTCGCCGATGCTGGGACGGATGATGTAGTCACGGCCGTGGAATGAACCAGGAGGGCTCGTACGGATTCGGGCTCGTCTCGGAGCATGGAACGGAGGGCTTTCACACCGTCGGACCCCGCACGTCGTGCGGCATCTGGTGTCCCGCCGAGAAGTGACGCAATGTCCCTATATGGGAGGCCGGCCAAATAGTGGTAGGCCACTGCCTGGCGTTGTTTAGGTGGCAACTGCCCGACGGCGTTGAGTAGCTCCGCTTGGCTGTCACCCGGAATGCCAATTTTCGAAGGCCGCTCGGGTGGCTCATCGACAGGCAAAGCGCGCCGATTACTGGAACGGATGAGGTCGATGCATTTCCGATGCGCAATAGTGACGAGCCAGGCCTCAAGGTTGGCATCCGCAGGGAGGGCGCCATAAGCCTGCAAAGCCGCAAGAAAGGTTTCGGACCACGCGTCGTCGGCATCGTGAAGGCCCACCACGGCACGGCATACCCGGAGCACAGTGCCGCCATGTTCCTGGACGACTGCTTCGAATGGCCTCTTGGTGTGGGCCGGCT
This genomic stretch from Micrococcaceae bacterium Sec5.1 harbors:
- a CDS encoding alpha-ketoglutarate-dependent dioxygenase AlkB codes for the protein MSGDALFPLTLIQPDTHDAPPRVIAPGAVHVPGWLSLEQQRWIVQRFGEWTKGPVPLRAATLPGGHQMSVRTVCLGWHWQPYRYTREATDVNGQPVLEFPEWMVRLGRKAVSDAYSSGPEGNEALGELAGNYTPDAALVNFYDRGAAMGMHQDKDERSDAPVVSLSIGETCLFRFGNTQTRTKPYTDVKLQSGDLFVFGGASRFAYHGIPKVLPGTCPEGCGLSHGRINITMRVTGLS
- a CDS encoding RNA polymerase sigma factor encodes the protein MQRRQPAHTKRPFEAVVQEHGGTVLRVCRAVVGLHDADDAWSETFLAALQAYGALPADANLEAWLVTIAHRKCIDLIRSSNRRALPVDEPPERPSKIGIPGDSQAELLNAVGQLPPKQRQAVAYHYLAGLPYRDIASLLGGTPDAARRAGSDGVKALRSMLRDEPESVRALLVHSTAVTTSSVPASAKGEIR
- a CDS encoding methylated-DNA--[protein]-cysteine S-methyltransferase; translation: MTLESLSDRAAVATLLQPLDAGIEPALASLHARLVRSAQESHSLDIAYMVVDSPVGKLLLAATEHGVVRVAFERENHEAVLELLANTVSPRILHAPSRLEAAARQLDEYFSGTRKDFNLPLDFQLARGFRLNVLHHLPQIAYGRTESYAQVAQAAGSPKAVRAVGTACATNPLPVIVPCHRVVKSDGTFGGYLGGTAAKRRLLTLEAAA